A part of Paroedura picta isolate Pp20150507F chromosome 7, Ppicta_v3.0, whole genome shotgun sequence genomic DNA contains:
- the LOC143842240 gene encoding granzyme A-like, with amino-acid sequence MMGLWFVFFVAVLSTPMHRGHCASIIGGKESAPHSRPYMAVLMEKKDLLCGGTLIQGNWVLTAAHCPVTNRTTVVLGAHSLSKKETEKQIFQITKVFAHPKYNRKSSENDIMLLKLDRKAKITRAVKVITMPGTCKDIKAGTQCLVTGWGLTANKGKISDTLREVNVTVIDRDICKKLYNSKHNVTPNMVCAGGTKKARKDTCQGDSGGPLICEGIQRGITSFGQNGRCGDPKYPGVYTRLTKDYLQWINKILGGNLD; translated from the exons ATGATGGGCCTTTGGTTTGTGTTCTTTGTTGCCGTTCTTTCCACCCCAATGCACAGAG GTCATTGTGCAAGTATCATTGGAGGGAAAGAATCAGCTCCACATTCAAGACCTTATATGGCTGTCTTAATGGAAAAGAAGGATTTATTGTGCGGAGGAACTCTGATCCAAGGAAACTGGGTGCTAACTGCAGCTCATTGTCCTGT AACGAATAGAACAACAGTTGTTCTTGGTGCTCATTCACTATCcaaaaaagagacagaaaagcagaTTTTTCAAATTACCAAAGTGTTTGCCCACCCGAAATATAACAGGAAATCAAGTGAAAACGACATTATGCTTTTGAAG CTTGACAGAAAAGCAAAGATTACTCGAGCCGTAAAAGTCATCACGATGCCTGGAACTTGTAAGGATATCAAAGCAGGAACTCAGTGTCTGGTCACTGGATGGGGACTTACTGCAAACAAAGGGAAGATATCTGATACACTGCGTGAAGTTAACGTCACAGTCATAGACCGAGACATCTGCAAGAAGCTGTATAATTCCAAACATAATGTGACCCCAAACATGGTGTGTGCTGGTGGTACAAAAAAAGCAAGGAAAGATACATGTCAG GGTGACTCTGGTGGCCCTTTAATCTGTGAAGGAATTCAAAGAGGCATCACTTCGTTTGGTCAAAATGGAAGATGTGGTGATCCAAAGTACCCAGGTGTCTATACTCGTCTCACAAAGGACTATCTCCAATGGATTAACAAAATTTTGGGTGGAAATCTAGACTGA